The proteins below are encoded in one region of Apostichopus japonicus isolate 1M-3 chromosome 4, ASM3797524v1, whole genome shotgun sequence:
- the LOC139966325 gene encoding uncharacterized protein isoform X1 has translation MSKMDNVHVAIRVRPLIKREDDENSQIFWQADKNSICQTANKSAKPYIFDRVFAHNESTDVVYKEIAQPIVQASMNGYDGTIFAYGQTSSGKTHTMQGDANELGIIPRAVDELFDIIDKTPEREFLFRVSYMEIYNEIINDLLNEEKQQLIIRENKQRRVYVSNLHEAFVSDADEVLDLMRKGNEHRHIGQTNMNEHSSRSHTIFKVIIESRERRDDETLDLAVNCSELNLIDLAGSERANDTKAHGQRLKEAGNINRSLFSLCNVISKLSAGAEFIPFRDSKLTRILQSALGGNAKTAVVCTVTPASLDQTESTLQFASRAKTITNKPEINEILTGEAQIQRCQKEITSLKAQLEFYQQGQQVQPTVQEQERIAKLEEEKLLQQRKIQQLESMILVSKPKGQEVSISEKRKQRRLTWCPGALKRRMMNTSLTDDFLPKRNVFQRLSDGSAEEVQSLPSSSPVGLNTLNDSKEGVSFSDEAFNNVQSSPVLKRQKGVRWADHTHVATQTSNLEELNDKEEQFQEMFTICEGLMSEKEKMEEQMKTTNVELLNLNQIISELESDKTEMSQEKENLKRVIEEAEELKLFEADEKNMWKKEEAELLARVSAMESEVASMRGEVEAAEQSKAEMEILHNMEKEKQERRVKELTSQLQLSYDEQNNQSDSASEWSENENKLKELMAETVLLREKEERTLEELSQLTNSKRELEDVIEKSKISFAELEEKFTASQTELEAVKALAEEQRRAEEKLRSSEAEKVGELEAKIENLKKDLESHVEEKVKIQAEFAEERIAKEKLEQEIATSKTQMESMELNVQKLQGDADTWKKALESQRTEMEEKLTELMAEIQAQKDEDRNREEEMEKLRGELAGYREEALNLKTEASDLDEARSELGRMEAELSSTRAELESLRDCKASNQEEETEVKMRELTELLEAERVTGQERSERLQSEIDRLQGLVEEMEIASTASKQSWEEIDEELKASKAQMEEQRDIYERREEELEAQLAGMEKAVEVRQDSESGAMESHKLLEEVERYREEIDRLQGQITLLEADSARTLESSSRCEQLELELRNVREELVRGKQDEEDVTAEVSKNEDAERLRGETERYQAELEQLREEIVTLRKTNDDLAEAKSKLARVEEELEDAKMKEEESRCELEVLQEEVALFKDLNNDLTDAEAKLTIKEQELESARSEIDQYLVEVEKLKDELNQVKALTGGLSNGEEDRKRENEIVSEQENVLEDEVIRLRNESEELTVTKMKLQEELQTAHANLTSLQEASEIQKQEFEDCLEELKGIVQEKGNDDRADEEMESLTKAAADYQEQVKELEHQKKELEDVKMRGEEQITTLEEKLMKMESELKTTEEKLEEAANERETIKATLEGSIDELRLDLESKILELELAKEECDSLRSAGNVHGEMENAMDQLEKQIKELTAERKQLKEDLEESISCSIDAQEELVKTQEALEEAKQKLTTLEENFEQQMANKEQNQKTSEDEFDFFTDTIASLQREKESLEQETKERQDLISHYEEKSSKLEKEAAMLNDQLQEKIQEVELYEATGKELQEKLDKSEKEYEQLNKEYDEMIRLQEEAETASAKLMEELEDQKQQLQNATAEIEELQRQAKQQEETSRENELQEKLDQAVQYLEQINKEYETERERHLETLKEKEELEQTLKTGKETVLSKMNLLMEDCNSANVKYEEALKERETTENLLREEKEKNEKLQAELEDERASLREMQLETRQDDKNDTNELQTLTQSLDEEKKLHSQSKKLNEELQQKLKSYEEEAIAKMKALMTSCQTANKKYQKAIKEQEKAETLLTEERNKNEKLMTEMQNENRVDGVQVKSLQEEKQELSDRNIKLEEKLKCFEEQALSKVKRLMDISKTANKKYKVAVREQEIAGKLLKEEKLKNESLLAKLEDERASSKLMKSTTRPEEKDDSAALKRLNQSLIEEKRLHSETKRINKELQSKLTTLEKSRVPSSQGSICSETMEGSASFDTVTDIPDPKTLKKEDLVTLVDELGAERKSHKRQLQQYNEMMNDMSGPSVNSCGSGVIASVAVLHLKSHNYHLEKENIVVEKKLKKVSELYKTERSKYEEMKEKKEYWKGEYSKFIHGKRKLDAPPTTSKPLKDNNSPAVHQSPAKRVRNANVSEKPVRKDQPSLESAAWLDAEIENLQDQENCTTQ, from the exons ATGA GTAAAATGGACAACGTACATGTAGCCATCAGAGTGCGTCCCCTGATAAAAAG GGAGGATGATGAGAACTCACAAATATTCTGGCAAGCGGACAAAAATTCCATTTGCCAAACTGCCAATAAATCAGCAAAGCCATACATATTTG ATAGAGTTTTTGCTCACAATGAGTCTACAGATGTCGTTTACAAAGAGATAGCTCAACCCATTGTTCAAGCTTCAATGAATGGTTATGATG GAACTATCTTTGCATATGGTCAGACATCCAGTGGGAAAACACACACTATGCAGGGAGACGCCAACGAGTTAGGTATAATCCCCAGAGCAGTCGACGAACTCTTTGATATCATTGACAAA ACCCCTGAGAGAGAATTCCTCTTCAGGGTCAGTTACATGGAAATTTACAATGAAATCATTAATGACCTCCTGAACGAAGAGAAGCAACAGCTTATCATCCGAGAGAACAAACAG agGAGAGTTTATGTGAGTAATTTACATGAAGCGTTCGTGTCTGATGCGGACGAAGTCCTAGATCTAATGAGAAAAGGAAATG agcATCGACACATTGGCCAAACCAACATGAACGAACACAGTAGCCGCTCTCACACCATATTCAAAGTG ATAATTGAATCGCGTGAGCGCAGAGATGACGAAACTCTGGATTTAGCAGTGAACTGTTCTGAGTTG AATCTTATTGATTTAGCTGGTTCAGAAAGAGCAAATGATACAAAGGCACATGGTCAACGCCTTAAGGAAGCCGGGAACATCAACCGCTCACTTTTTAGTCTGTGCAATGTCATCAGTAAGCTCAGTGCAGGTGCGGAGTTTATCCCTTTCAGAGATTCCAAACTGACGAGAATCCTCCAGTCTGCTCTGGGTGGTAACGCTAAGACAGCCGTTGTATGCACCGTTACTCCAGCATCTCTGGACCAGACAGAATCTACATTACAG TTTGCCAGTCGAGCAAAAACAATTACCAACAAACCAGAGATAAATGAGATTCTAACGGGTGAGGCACAAATCCAAAGATGTCAGAAAGAAATAACTTCTCTGAAGGCACAGCTGGAATTT TATCAACAAGGACAACAGGTGCAACCCACAGTGCAAGAACAAGAAAGAATTGCCAAACTTGAAGAAGAAAAGCTCCTCCAACAGAGAAAGATTCAACAGTTGGAAAGCATGATCCTGGTTTCAAAGCCTAAAGGCCAGGAGGTTTCAATATCTGAGAAGAGGAAG CAACGACGATTAACTTGGTGTCCGGGGGCTCTGAAGAGAAGAATGATGAACACGTCTCTCACTGATGATTTCTTACCCAAGAGGAATGTTTTCCAAAGACTGTCAGACGGTTCAGCTGAAGAAGTTCAGAGTCTACCCAGTAGCTCACCAGTGGGTTTGAATACCTTAAATGACTCCAAAGAGG GTGTGTCTTTCAGCGATGAAGCTTTCAACAACGTCCAGTCTTCACCTGTCCTCAAGAGGCAGAAGGGTGTGAGATGGGCGGATCATACTCACGTAGCCACTCAAACCAGCAACCTAGAGGAATTAAAC GACAAGGAAGAGCAATTTCAAGAGATGTTCACCATCTGCGAAGGATTGATGAGCGAAAAGGAGAAGATGGAAGAACAGATGAAGACAACGAATGTTGAACTCTTGAATCTGAATCAAATCATCTCAGAGTT GGAATCCGATAAAACAGAGATGTCgcaagaaaaggaaaatttgaaGAGAGTTATAGAAGAAGCTGAGGAATTGAAATTATTTGAAGCTGACGAAAAGAATATGTGGAAGAAGGAAGAG GCTGAGTTGTTGGCCAGAGTTTCAGCCATGGAAAGTGAGGTGGCATCCATGAGAGGAGAAGTGGAAGCGGCCGAGCAGTCTAAAGCTGAGATGGAGATACTCCATAACatggagaaagaaaaacaggagAGGCGAGTGAAAGAACTAACCTCTCAACTCCAGCTATCCTACGATGAACAGAACAACCAGAGTGATTCAGCCTCAGAATGGAGTGAAAACgaaaacaaattgaaagaaTTGATGGCAGAGACAGTGTTACTCCGGGAGAAAGAAGAAAGGACACTAGAGGAGTTATCTCAGTTGACAAATTCCAAGAGAGAACTGGAAGACGTTATTGAGAAATCAAAAATTTCATTTGCAGAGCTGGAAGAGAAATTTACAGCATCACAGACTGAACTAGAGGCAGTGAAAGCATTAGCTGAGGAGCAGAGAAGGGCAGAGGAAAAGCTAAGATCATCAGAGGCGGAGAAAGTGGGGGAACTAGAAGCCAAGATCGAGAACCTGAAGAAAGACTTAGAGTCTCATGTGGAAGAGAAAGTCAAAATACAAGCGGAGTTTGCAGAAGAGAGAATTGCTAAAGAGAAGTTGGAACAGGAGATTGCAACATCCAAGACACAAATGGAGTCAATGGAGCTGAATGTCCAAAAACTACAGGGAGATGCTGATACCTGGAAGAAGGCCCTCGAGAGTCAAAGGACTGAGATGGAGGAAAAACTAACAGAATTGATGGCAGAAATCCAGGCACAAAAAGATGAAGATAGAAACAGGGAGGAGGAGATGGAGAAACTAAGAGGAGAACTCGCAGGGTATCGAGAAGAAGCACTGAACTTAAAAACAGAAGCATCAGATTTGGATGAAGCAAGGAGTGAGTTAGGGAGGATGGAAGCAGAATTATCTTCAACCAGAGCAGAACTTGAATCTCTGAGAGATTGTAAAGCTAGCAATCAAGAAGAGGAAACAGAAGTGAAGATGAGGGAATTGACCGAGTTGCTGGAAGCAGAACGGGTGACTGGTCAAGAGAGATCAGAACGTCTGCAGTCGGAGATTGACCGACTTCAGGGTCTGGTAGAAGAGATGGAGATTGCATCTACGGCATCAAAACAGTCTTGGGAGGAGATTGACGAAGAGCTAAAGGCTTCCAAGGCACAGATGGAGGAACAGAGAGATATCTATGAGAGGAGAGAAGAGGAATTAGAAGCTCAGTTGGCAGGGATGGAAAAAGCAGTAGAGGTAAGACAAGATAGCGAGAGTGGTGCGATGGAGAGTCATAAACTGTTGGAGGAGGTCGAGAGATACAGGGAGGAAATTGATAGATTGCAAGGACAGATCACTCTATTGGAAGCTGACAGTGCAAGGACTCTAGAATCAAGCAGTAGATGCGAACAGTTAGAGCTAGAACTGAGAAATGTGAGAGAGGAACTGGTGAGAGGGAAACAAGATGAGGAGGATGTGACAGCTGAAGTTAGCAAGAATGAAGATGCAGAGAGACTGAGAGGGGAGACTGAGAGGTACCAGGCAGAACTGGAGCAACTACGGGAAGAAATAGTAACACTGAGGAAAACAAACGACGACCTCGCCGAAGCAAAGTCAAAACTAGCTCGGGTGGAGGAGGAACTAGAGGATGCTAAGATGAAGGAAGAGGAATCTCGTTGTGAGCTGGAAGTCCTTCAAGAAGAGGTTGCACTTTTCAAGGATTTGAACAACGATCTCACGGATGCCGAGGCAAAGCTGACGATAAAAGAACAGGAGTTAGAGTCTGCCCGTTCAGAAATTGATCAATATTTAGTTGAGGTAGAGAAGTTGAAAGATGAACTGAACCAAGTGAAAGCTCTCACTGGTGGTCTTTCCAATGGGGAAGAAGACCGAAAGAGAGAAAATGAGATTGTCAGCGAACAGGAAAATGTACTTGAAGATGAAGTCATCAGGCtgagaaatgaaagtgaagagCTTACAGTCACTAAGATGAAACTACAAGAGGAGTTACAGACGGCTCATGCAAACCTTACCTCATTGCAAGAAGCATCCGAAATTCAAAAGCAGGAATTTGAAGACTGCCTTGAGGAACTGAAAGGTATCGTGCAAGAGAAAGGTAACGACGACAGGGCAGATGAGGAGATGGAATCATTGACGAAGGCAGCTGCCGATTACCAGGAACAGGTGAAAGAGTTAGAGCATCAGAAGAAGGAATTAGAGGATGTTAAGATGAGAGGAGAGGAACAGATCACGACACTGGAAGAGAAACTGATGAAGATGGAGAGCGAATTGAAAACAACAGAGGAGAAGTTAGAAGAGGCTGCAAATGAGAGAGAGACCATCAAGGCTACCCTCGAGGGATCTATCGATGAACTTAGACTTGACCTGGAAAGTAAAATATTAGAGCTGGAGCTGGCTAAAGAAGAGTGTGATTCCTTGAGATCGGCCGGTAATGTTCACGGAGAAATGGAAAATGCGATGGATCAACTTGAGAAACAGATTAAAGA ACTTACAGCAGAGAGAAAACAGCTTAAGGAGGACCTTGAAGAAAGCATTAGCTGT TCAATAGATGCTCAAGAGGAACTCGTAAAGACACAGGAAGCTCTTGAGGAAGCCAAACAGAAACTGACAACCCTGGAGGAGAACTTCGAACAGCAGATGGCAAACAAGGAGCAGAACCAAAAGACATCTGAAGATGAATTTGACTTT TTTACTGATACGATTGCGTCCTTACAAAGGGAAAAGGAGTCCTTGGAACAG GAGACAAAAGAAAGACAAGATCTAATTAGTCATTATGAAGAGAAATCAAGTAAATTGGAGAAGGAGGCAGCCATGTTGAATGATCAACTACAG GAGAAAATTCAGGAGGTAGAATTGTATGAAGCAACAGGCAAGGAGCTTCAAGAGAAACTTGATAAATCCGAGAAAGAATACGAACAGCTGAATAAGGAGTACGACGAGATGATAAGACTCCAGGAAGAGGCAGAAACGGCGTCCGCTAAACTGATGGAGGAGTTAGAAGATCAGAAACAACAATTGCAGAATGCAACTGCAGAGATTGAGGAACTCCAG AGGCAAGCAAAGCAACAAGAGGAGACCAGCCGAGAAAACGAACTACAGGAGAAATTAGATCAAGCCGTGCAATATTTGGAGCAAATCAACAAAGAATATGAAACAGAGAGGGAAAGACATCTCGAGACACTGAAGGAAAAGGAGGAATTAGAG CAAACACTGAAGACTGGAAAAGAAACTGTGTTATCAAAGATGAATCTTTTAATGGAGGATTGTAATTCTGCTAATGTAAAGTACGAAGAAGCCCTCAAGGAACGAGAAACAACCGAGAACCTTTTaagggaagagaaagaaaagaatgaaaaactGCAGGCAGAATTAGAGGATGAG AGAGCCTCATTGAGAGAGATGCAATTAGAAACCAGACAAGATGACAAGAATGATACTAACGAGCTTCAAACATTGACTCAAAGTTTAGATGAGGAGAAGAAACTCCATTCACAGTCAAAGAAACTCAATGAAGAATTACAG CAAAAATTGAAGAGCTACGAGGAAGAAGCTATCGCTAAGATGAAGGCGTTAATGACGAGTTGTCAGACTGCTAATAAAAAATACCAGAAGGCCATCAAGGAACAGGAGAAAGCCGAAACACTATTGACAGAAGAACGAAACAAGAATGAGAAACTGATGACCGAAATGCAAAATGAG AACCGGGTGGATGGTGTGCAGGTGAAATCACTTCAGGAAGAGAAACAGGAATTATCTGATAGAAATATTAAATTGGAG gAAAAATTGAAGTGCTTTGAAGAACAAGCTTTATCAAAGGTAAAAAGGCTGATGGACATTAGTAAAACTGCTAATAAAAAGTACAAGGTTGCTGTCAGGGAACAAGAAATTGCTGGAAAACTATTGAAGGAAGAAAAACTGAAGAACGAATCACTGCTGGCAAAGTTGGAAGATGAG AGAGCCTCttccaaattgatgaaatcAACCACAAGACCAGAAGAGAAGGATGATTCAGCCGCTCTTAAAAGACTGAATCAAAGTCTTATAGAGGAGAAGCGACTTCATTCAGAAACCAAGAGAATCAACAAGGAATTACAG TCTAAACTAACGACATTGGAGAAGAGTCGTGTACCATCATCACAGGGTAGCATCTGTAGTGAAACCATGGAAGGATCGGCATCCTTTGAT ACCGTGACTGATATTCCTGATCCAAAGACCTTAAAGAAAGAAGACCTTGTGACACT GGTTGACGAGTTAGGAGCTGAACGGAAATCCCACAAACGTCAGCTACAACAGTACAACGAAATGATGAACGATATGTCAGGACCATCGG TCAATAGCTGTGGTTCCGGAGTCATAGCATCAGTGGCTGTGCTTCATCTCAAATCCCATAACTATCATCTAGAAAAGGAAAACATCGTAGTGGAGAAAAAACTCAAGAAAGTCTCGGAACTTTACAAAACAGAACG GTCTAAATATGAAGAGatgaaggagaagaaggaaTACTGGAAGGGAGAATATAGCAAGTTCATCCACGGCAAGAGAAAGCTAGATGCCCCCCCTACTACCTCAAAACCCCTTAAAG ATAACAATAGTCCTGCCGTACACCAGTCACCAGCCAAACGGGTAAGGAATGCGAATGTATCTGAAAAGCCTGTAAGAAAGGACCAACCATCACTAGAGAGTGCTGCTTGGCTGGATGCCGAAATAGAGAACTTACAAGATCAAGAGAATTGTACCACACAATAG